A window of Parasynechococcus marenigrum WH 8102 contains these coding sequences:
- a CDS encoding bile acid:sodium symporter family protein, translating into MSLERFTTLFPLWTLLGSLLALLHPPLFVWFRGPLITIGLGVIMLGMGLGLTPRDFLRVSRQPRAVILGVAAQFLVMPSLAAAIAVLLQLPAPLAVGLILVGCCPGGTASNVVTLIAKGDVALSVVMTSISTMAAVVLTPRLTELLASQYVPVDGWLLLLRVLQVVLVPVACGVLLKQGVPRLANRVEPVMPPIAVVAIVLIVASVVGSQRQLLLEQGALLLLACLLLHGGGFLLGFLMARLVGASSQAQCTISIEVGMQNSGLAVVLARTGGFSSPLTALPGAISAVVHCLLGSALAAVWRRSDHAEVLNSSHP; encoded by the coding sequence ATGTCCCTCGAGCGATTCACCACGCTGTTTCCGCTCTGGACGCTGCTTGGATCTCTGCTGGCGTTGCTGCACCCTCCATTGTTCGTCTGGTTTCGTGGACCACTGATCACCATCGGCTTGGGGGTGATCATGTTGGGGATGGGCCTGGGCCTGACACCGCGAGACTTTCTGCGGGTCAGCCGACAGCCTCGAGCTGTGATCCTGGGGGTGGCGGCCCAGTTTCTGGTGATGCCCAGCTTGGCTGCTGCGATTGCCGTGTTGCTGCAGCTGCCGGCACCCTTGGCTGTCGGTTTGATCCTTGTGGGCTGCTGTCCGGGGGGGACCGCCAGCAATGTGGTGACGCTGATCGCCAAGGGGGATGTGGCCTTGTCGGTGGTGATGACCAGCATCAGCACCATGGCGGCTGTGGTGCTGACGCCACGGCTCACGGAACTTCTGGCCAGCCAGTACGTGCCGGTGGATGGTTGGTTGCTGCTGCTGAGGGTGCTGCAGGTGGTGCTGGTGCCCGTGGCCTGCGGGGTGCTGCTGAAACAGGGGGTGCCCAGGCTGGCCAATCGCGTTGAGCCGGTCATGCCTCCGATTGCTGTGGTGGCCATCGTGCTGATCGTGGCCAGCGTGGTGGGAAGTCAGCGCCAGCTGCTGCTGGAGCAGGGGGCGCTGTTGCTGCTGGCCTGTCTGCTGCTCCATGGCGGAGGCTTCCTGCTGGGCTTTCTGATGGCTCGTTTGGTCGGTGCCTCCAGCCAGGCCCAGTGCACCATCAGCATTGAGGTGGGCATGCAGAACTCTGGTCTGGCGGTTGTTCTGGCTCGTACGGGCGGCTTCTCCAGTCCGCTGACGGCTCTGCCTGGAGCAATCTCAGCTGTGGTCCACTGCCTGCTGGGCAGCGCCCTGGCCGCCGTTTGGCGTCGATCCGACCATGCAGAGGTCCTCAACAGCTCACATCCCTAG
- a CDS encoding J domain-containing protein, whose amino-acid sequence MNDRQTPVSEPDLSHYERLGVSTQASQASLRQAFRRRSKALHPDTTTLPVAEAAKNFQQLKESYEFLADPERRRHYDEQLRQRLQPQRPAAPQPTDTVDQWDGIGERRPLSGGEWTALLLLGLALLLSLVVGLGVAGVQGRAWQVSPDWLSDVSSAPIEHPAESAFHQGAGGLAHQPQR is encoded by the coding sequence ATGAATGACCGGCAGACCCCTGTGTCCGAGCCCGACCTCAGTCACTACGAGCGGTTGGGGGTGTCCACTCAGGCGTCCCAGGCCAGTCTTCGGCAGGCTTTTCGCCGTCGCAGCAAGGCGTTGCATCCAGACACCACCACACTCCCGGTGGCTGAGGCGGCCAAGAATTTCCAGCAGCTCAAGGAGTCCTACGAATTCTTGGCAGATCCCGAGCGCCGTCGTCATTACGACGAGCAATTGCGGCAACGCTTGCAACCGCAACGACCTGCTGCCCCGCAGCCCACCGACACCGTTGACCAATGGGATGGCATCGGAGAGCGCCGGCCCCTGTCTGGTGGAGAGTGGACAGCGTTGTTGTTGCTGGGCCTGGCACTGCTGCTCAGCCTCGTTGTGGGGCTTGGTGTTGCAGGTGTTCAGGGGCGAGCCTGGCAGGTGTCACCCGATTGGTTGTCCGATGTCTCTTCAGCCCCCATCGAACACCCCGCTGAATCAGCATTCCATCAGGGCGCTGGAGGATTGGCTCATCAGCCTCAACGCTGA
- a CDS encoding alpha/beta fold hydrolase, which produces MNQVIAAHGWAGDATVWRAWQQRFEARGWHWDAIERGYGQREPHQPSWAELPGQRLVIAHSLGLHLLPEKVLQQADAVVSLAGFAAFVPAGAAGRALGVALKGMASCLGTSDEPAMLRKFLSRCASPLPLSALPNNPLLRGMHPSGRQRLQDDLVLLQQCQSLPDGWPEGASVLVVQGEQDAIVCPDSRTQLLQALPPSRTDHRLRPDEGHAVVTPAVLDLVVRWAGNP; this is translated from the coding sequence ATGAATCAGGTGATCGCCGCCCATGGTTGGGCTGGGGATGCAACGGTCTGGCGGGCCTGGCAGCAGCGGTTTGAGGCCCGAGGCTGGCACTGGGATGCCATTGAACGGGGCTATGGACAGCGTGAGCCCCACCAGCCCAGCTGGGCAGAGCTGCCGGGTCAGCGCCTCGTGATCGCCCACTCCCTGGGACTCCATCTGCTGCCGGAGAAGGTGCTTCAACAAGCGGATGCCGTGGTGAGCCTGGCGGGCTTTGCAGCCTTTGTTCCAGCAGGAGCGGCCGGACGGGCCCTGGGGGTGGCGCTGAAGGGCATGGCCTCCTGCCTGGGGACGTCGGACGAACCAGCGATGCTGCGGAAATTCCTGAGCCGCTGCGCCTCGCCTCTGCCGCTCTCGGCCCTGCCGAACAATCCGCTGCTGCGCGGCATGCATCCTTCTGGCCGCCAGCGGCTTCAGGATGATTTGGTGCTGCTTCAGCAGTGCCAGAGCCTGCCAGACGGCTGGCCTGAGGGAGCATCGGTGCTGGTGGTGCAGGGGGAGCAGGACGCCATTGTCTGCCCGGACAGCCGCACGCAACTGCTGCAGGCCCTGCCCCCGTCGCGCACAGACCACCGGCTCCGCCCTGATGAGGGTCATGCCGTGGTGACACCGGCGGTGCTGGATCTGGTGGTGCGCTGGGCAGGCAATCCATGA
- a CDS encoding aminotransferase class I/II-fold pyridoxal phosphate-dependent enzyme, with protein sequence MASQDPARRRTLHTWSSADLPWTLQRAETEQQPLLDLASNDYLGLSRHPAVIDAATEALHRDGVGAGASRLVTGSRPCHARFEADLADWLGRSCVLLFPSGFQANLAAVCILADRHTTVLADRLIHHSLLVGVRASGARLQRFQHNDLTDLERRLQAMAGQPGSLVVLSESLFSMEGTSPDVAALAAVCQRFGADLLMDEAHALGVLGAEGRGLCFGIEPVRLISGTFGKAFGSGGAFLACDADLGDALLQTSGAFRYTTALAPPLVAGAQTALDLIRSHPHWSQQLQQRASHWRDALEGQGWSRPAGVGPVLPLLLGSDTAALAAQAVLEEHGLLSVAIRPPSVPEGTARLRLVLRRDLPNETVEQLLKALPSP encoded by the coding sequence ATGGCATCTCAGGATCCAGCACGCCGCCGCACGCTGCACACCTGGAGCAGCGCTGATCTTCCCTGGACTCTGCAGCGGGCCGAGACCGAGCAACAACCCCTGCTGGATCTGGCCAGCAATGATTACCTCGGTCTCAGCCGTCATCCGGCGGTGATCGACGCCGCTACCGAAGCCCTCCATCGCGACGGCGTTGGGGCTGGTGCGTCACGGCTGGTCACCGGCAGCCGGCCGTGTCACGCGCGTTTCGAGGCAGACCTGGCCGACTGGCTTGGACGAAGCTGCGTCTTGCTGTTTCCCAGTGGCTTCCAGGCGAACCTCGCTGCCGTCTGCATCCTGGCTGACCGGCACACCACGGTTCTGGCCGATCGACTGATTCACCACTCGCTTCTGGTGGGCGTGCGGGCCAGCGGTGCCCGTCTGCAGCGCTTCCAGCACAACGATCTGACGGATCTCGAGCGGCGGTTGCAGGCCATGGCAGGGCAGCCGGGATCCCTGGTGGTGCTCAGCGAAAGCCTGTTCAGCATGGAGGGCACCAGCCCGGATGTGGCAGCTCTGGCTGCAGTGTGCCAACGATTTGGGGCCGATCTGCTGATGGATGAAGCCCATGCCCTCGGGGTACTGGGAGCGGAGGGTCGCGGCCTCTGCTTTGGCATCGAACCGGTGCGACTGATCAGTGGGACCTTCGGCAAAGCCTTCGGCAGCGGCGGCGCCTTCCTGGCCTGTGATGCCGATCTCGGCGACGCCTTGCTGCAGACCAGTGGCGCCTTCCGTTACACCACTGCCTTGGCCCCACCCCTGGTGGCCGGTGCACAGACGGCACTGGACCTGATCCGATCCCATCCGCACTGGAGTCAACAGCTGCAGCAGCGGGCGAGCCACTGGCGGGATGCCCTGGAGGGCCAAGGCTGGTCACGACCTGCGGGGGTGGGACCCGTGCTGCCCTTGCTGCTGGGCAGCGATACCGCGGCCCTCGCCGCTCAGGCGGTTCTGGAAGAGCACGGGTTGCTGAGTGTGGCGATCCGGCCGCCCTCCGTTCCGGAGGGGACGGCTCGGCTGCGGCTGGTGCTGCGCCGGGACCTGCCTAATGAGACGGTGGAACAGCTGCTCAAGGCCCTCCCCTCCCCATGA
- the bioD gene encoding dethiobiotin synthase, protein MNHPSPQIVVCGTDTDVGKTVVSAWLVQGLNAHYWKPVQSGLEDGGDRGRVQSLLNLPPDRMLPEAYAFHQPVSPHWAAELDGIPLNPDDLVVPHCTAPLVVETAGGLMVPLTRRWLQIDQLQRWDRPIVLVARSGLGTLNHTLLSLEALNRRQLTVLGLILNGPAHADNPGTLEQFGGVPVLAHLPTLSPLTAESLAREWQHQGLSSKFQDLLAIQQQ, encoded by the coding sequence ATGAATCATCCATCTCCCCAGATCGTGGTCTGCGGCACCGACACCGATGTCGGCAAAACGGTCGTCAGTGCCTGGCTGGTGCAGGGCCTGAATGCTCACTATTGGAAGCCGGTTCAAAGCGGCCTAGAGGACGGCGGCGATCGCGGACGGGTGCAGTCCCTGCTCAACCTTCCACCCGATCGCATGTTGCCCGAGGCCTATGCCTTTCACCAGCCGGTTTCACCCCATTGGGCCGCTGAGCTGGACGGTATCCCCCTCAACCCGGATGACCTGGTCGTTCCCCATTGCACGGCGCCCTTGGTGGTGGAGACCGCAGGCGGATTGATGGTGCCGTTAACGCGGCGATGGCTGCAGATCGATCAGCTGCAGCGCTGGGATCGACCGATCGTCCTGGTGGCCCGCAGCGGACTCGGCACCCTGAACCACACACTGCTGAGCCTGGAGGCCCTCAACCGTCGTCAGCTGACGGTGCTGGGACTGATCCTCAACGGGCCGGCCCATGCCGACAATCCCGGCACCCTCGAACAGTTCGGTGGTGTGCCGGTTCTGGCCCATCTGCCGACACTGTCCCCACTGACGGCTGAGTCCCTCGCCAGGGAATGGCAACACCAGGGATTGAGCTCTAAGTTCCAGGATCTGCTCGCCATCCAGCAGCAATGA
- a CDS encoding aldo/keto reductase, with protein sequence MPDLPTRRFGRTELPIPLLSLGGMRFQQSWTDLPASEITSDSQNNLQATLQRATQLGLHHIETARHYGSSERQLGWAFPTTPDPTRILQSKVPPREDPDAFEAELALSFERLGCQRLDLLAIHGINLPEHLEQTLRPGGCMEVVRRWQADGRIGHVGFSTHGPTDVIVASCNSGAFDYMNVHWYYIRQDNSPALDAAQRQDMGVFIISPTDKGGHLHTPSQRLLELCDPVHPIVFNDLFCLRDPRVHTISVGAARPSDLDLHLEAVGLLDHADALIAPVHARLRQAAMETLGEAWLNSWRTGLPTWQDTPGDINLPVLLWLHNLLEAWDLESYARARYRLLGSGGHWFAGSNADALDAGVSIAELDVVLHASPWRQQIPDILRSLKTRLAGEAQMRLSSV encoded by the coding sequence ATGCCCGACCTGCCCACCCGTCGTTTTGGCCGCACGGAGTTGCCCATTCCGTTGCTCTCCTTGGGCGGAATGCGCTTTCAGCAGAGCTGGACCGATCTGCCGGCATCGGAGATCACGTCTGACTCCCAAAACAACCTGCAGGCGACTCTCCAGCGCGCCACGCAGTTAGGCCTGCATCACATTGAGACCGCGCGTCACTACGGCAGCTCCGAACGCCAGTTGGGCTGGGCTTTTCCCACAACGCCAGACCCGACACGGATCCTGCAAAGCAAGGTGCCGCCCCGGGAAGATCCTGATGCCTTCGAGGCCGAGCTGGCCCTCAGCTTTGAGCGGCTTGGCTGTCAGCGTCTCGACCTGCTGGCCATTCACGGCATCAACCTGCCGGAGCATCTGGAGCAGACCCTTCGTCCCGGCGGATGCATGGAGGTGGTGCGTCGCTGGCAAGCCGATGGACGCATTGGCCATGTGGGCTTCTCCACCCACGGTCCGACAGACGTGATCGTCGCCAGCTGCAACAGCGGTGCCTTCGACTACATGAATGTCCACTGGTATTACATCCGCCAAGACAACTCGCCTGCCCTGGATGCAGCGCAGCGGCAGGACATGGGGGTGTTCATCATCAGTCCCACCGACAAAGGCGGTCACCTGCACACACCATCACAACGTCTGCTCGAGTTGTGCGACCCCGTGCATCCCATCGTCTTCAACGATCTCTTCTGTCTGCGTGACCCCCGCGTGCACACCATCAGTGTTGGGGCGGCCCGACCGTCGGATCTTGACCTGCACCTTGAGGCCGTTGGTCTCCTCGATCACGCCGATGCGCTGATTGCGCCGGTGCATGCGCGGCTGCGGCAGGCGGCTATGGAAACCCTGGGAGAGGCCTGGCTGAACAGCTGGCGGACAGGGCTTCCTACTTGGCAGGACACGCCGGGAGACATCAATCTTCCGGTGCTGCTGTGGCTGCACAACCTGCTTGAAGCCTGGGATCTTGAGAGTTATGCCAGGGCCCGTTACCGGTTGCTGGGCAGTGGTGGCCATTGGTTCGCGGGCTCCAATGCCGATGCCCTCGATGCGGGGGTCTCGATCGCCGAGCTGGATGTGGTATTGCATGCCAGTCCATGGCGTCAGCAGATTCCCGACATCCTGCGCTCGCTCAAGACCAGGCTGGCGGGGGAGGCGCAGATGCGTCTCAGCAGCGTTTGA
- the bioA gene encoding adenosylmethionine--8-amino-7-oxononanoate transaminase yields MTKDAQAAMRTTADQSRHPNLWPPFTQIESAPLPQRVIAGDGALLLREQGIPLIDAISSWWVTLHGHGHPVMAKAIADQAARLEQVIFADFTHEPAERLGERLSKLTGLDRLFFSDNGSTAVEVALKIACQWWVNRGEPRHQIVAFDGAYHGDTFGAMAVGERNLFSEPFDDKLFPVARCPWPATWWDDPDVDAREQAALAVLETTLQQPTAAVILEPLLQGAGGMAMVRGTFLRQVEMLVRQAGALLIADEVLTGFGRCGDWFACHRAGIQPDLMALSKGLTGGCLPMGVTMASERVFSAFVGADPSLTLWHGHSFTANPLGCAAANASLDLLQQDPDQFRGFEARHRPHLEQLRAHPNVTRCRLTGTVAAFDLSVSGDAGYLNPAGPTIKRIALEHGVFLRPLGQVVYLLPPLCISNDQLGQCYKAIATALDQI; encoded by the coding sequence ATGACAAAAGATGCCCAGGCCGCCATGAGGACAACGGCTGATCAGTCACGACATCCCAACCTCTGGCCGCCGTTCACGCAAATCGAATCGGCACCGCTGCCGCAACGGGTCATCGCCGGGGATGGAGCCCTGTTGCTGCGGGAACAGGGCATTCCCCTGATCGATGCCATCAGCAGCTGGTGGGTGACGCTGCACGGCCATGGTCACCCGGTGATGGCCAAGGCCATTGCCGATCAGGCCGCCCGCCTCGAACAGGTGATTTTTGCTGATTTCACCCATGAACCGGCGGAACGTCTGGGGGAGCGGCTCAGCAAGCTCACGGGACTTGATCGGCTGTTTTTCTCCGACAACGGTTCCACAGCTGTGGAGGTGGCGCTGAAGATCGCCTGTCAGTGGTGGGTGAACCGTGGCGAACCGCGGCACCAGATCGTGGCCTTTGACGGCGCTTATCACGGCGACACTTTCGGTGCCATGGCCGTGGGCGAACGCAACCTGTTCAGCGAACCCTTCGACGACAAGCTGTTCCCCGTTGCCCGTTGTCCATGGCCCGCCACCTGGTGGGATGACCCCGATGTGGACGCCAGGGAACAGGCGGCCCTGGCCGTGCTGGAGACCACGCTGCAGCAACCGACCGCCGCGGTGATCCTGGAGCCGTTGCTCCAGGGTGCCGGCGGGATGGCGATGGTGCGTGGCACCTTCCTCAGGCAGGTGGAGATGTTGGTACGGCAGGCAGGCGCCCTGCTGATCGCCGATGAAGTGTTGACCGGATTCGGCCGTTGCGGCGACTGGTTCGCCTGCCACCGAGCCGGGATTCAGCCAGATCTGATGGCCCTCTCAAAAGGCCTGACCGGCGGTTGTCTGCCCATGGGCGTGACCATGGCCAGTGAACGGGTCTTCTCAGCTTTTGTTGGGGCAGACCCCAGCCTGACCCTCTGGCACGGCCACAGTTTCACCGCCAATCCGCTGGGTTGCGCAGCGGCCAACGCCAGCCTTGATCTGCTGCAGCAGGACCCCGACCAGTTCCGAGGGTTCGAAGCACGGCATCGCCCCCATCTGGAACAACTGCGGGCCCATCCGAACGTGACGCGCTGCCGGCTGACCGGCACGGTGGCGGCCTTCGACCTGAGCGTCAGCGGCGATGCCGGCTATCTCAATCCAGCCGGGCCCACCATCAAACGGATCGCCCTGGAGCATGGGGTGTTCCTGCGCCCCCTGGGACAGGTGGTGTACCTGCTGCCACCGCTGTGCATCAGCAACGATCAGCTGGGCCAGTGCTACAAGGCCATCGCCACGGCTCTGGATCAAATCTAA
- the rsmG gene encoding 16S rRNA (guanine(527)-N(7))-methyltransferase RsmG, which translates to MPDSLPGAAFWEALGWTPEPAQLGQLKALQDLLRSWNSRVNLTRLVEGDDYWINQVFDSLWPLQTELRSPHQSRLAIDVGTGGGFPGLAVAIAMPGARMTLLDSVGRKTAAVQAMVNDLGLSDRVSVRTDRIESAGHDRTLRGGFDLAMARAVAAAPVVAEYLVPLLKPDGNALLYRGQWGDTDLRQLKRALVPLNAQLSSSQHCQLPAERGVRHLIRLQPVSPCPRQFPRAVGVPSRQPLGG; encoded by the coding sequence ATGCCCGACTCCTTGCCGGGAGCCGCGTTCTGGGAGGCGCTCGGCTGGACTCCAGAGCCTGCGCAACTGGGGCAGCTGAAAGCCCTTCAGGATCTGCTGCGCAGCTGGAACAGCCGGGTCAACCTGACGCGTCTGGTGGAGGGGGACGACTACTGGATCAACCAGGTGTTCGACAGCCTCTGGCCGCTGCAGACGGAACTGCGCAGTCCTCATCAGAGCCGGCTTGCCATTGATGTGGGCACCGGGGGCGGATTTCCAGGACTGGCTGTGGCCATCGCCATGCCCGGCGCCCGGATGACGTTGCTGGATTCCGTCGGCCGCAAGACCGCTGCAGTCCAGGCCATGGTTAACGACCTGGGACTGAGTGACCGGGTCAGCGTGCGAACCGATCGCATCGAAAGCGCAGGCCATGACAGGACGCTGCGAGGAGGCTTCGATCTGGCGATGGCGCGGGCAGTGGCGGCTGCACCGGTGGTGGCGGAATACCTCGTACCGCTGCTGAAACCCGATGGGAACGCCTTGCTGTACCGCGGCCAGTGGGGGGATACGGATCTACGTCAGCTGAAACGGGCCCTGGTCCCCCTGAACGCACAACTGAGCTCCAGCCAGCACTGCCAGCTGCCAGCGGAGCGCGGCGTGCGCCACCTGATCAGACTCCAGCCGGTCAGCCCCTGTCCCAGACAGTTTCCGCGCGCTGTCGGTGTTCCCAGCCGGCAACCGCTGGGGGGGTAA
- a CDS encoding methyltransferase domain-containing protein, translating into MTNTWSQRVVERFGRSADRYDGAANLQQSMARQLAERCRRQSIPRGFWVDLGSGTGLLADDLERLHPGQTVLRVDGSDAMLRRHHPTARTCCLDLNQPLPNWSSAPVLLSSSFVLHWLTSPATFLQHWYERLAEGGWLVVAVPVAGSFQQWHQAAERAQLPCTALRFPEVDDLLNVVPRSAVRHQRLHCFSRRAQRPLELLRPMRTIGASSSTHPGLGPSQWRRLARAWPDAETPSLTWHVLSLMLQR; encoded by the coding sequence ATGACGAACACCTGGAGCCAACGGGTTGTGGAGCGCTTCGGTCGATCCGCTGATCGTTACGACGGTGCCGCCAACCTCCAGCAATCCATGGCCAGACAACTGGCTGAACGGTGCCGCCGTCAGAGCATTCCCCGGGGGTTCTGGGTGGATCTGGGCAGTGGAACGGGTCTGCTGGCGGATGATCTGGAACGTCTGCATCCGGGTCAGACGGTGCTGCGAGTCGACGGCAGCGACGCCATGCTGCGCCGTCATCACCCAACCGCCAGAACCTGCTGCCTTGATCTGAATCAGCCGCTGCCCAACTGGAGTTCAGCGCCGGTGCTGCTGAGTTCCAGCTTCGTTCTGCACTGGCTGACCAGCCCAGCAACCTTCCTGCAGCACTGGTATGAACGTCTGGCCGAAGGGGGCTGGCTGGTTGTTGCCGTTCCCGTTGCCGGCAGTTTTCAGCAATGGCATCAGGCCGCCGAACGGGCCCAACTGCCCTGCACAGCCCTGCGCTTCCCTGAAGTCGATGATCTCCTGAACGTTGTTCCTCGCTCTGCCGTGCGACATCAACGACTGCATTGCTTCAGCCGCCGAGCGCAACGGCCTCTTGAGCTGCTGCGTCCGATGCGCACCATCGGGGCCAGCTCCAGCACCCACCCTGGTCTGGGGCCCAGTCAGTGGCGCCGTCTGGCGCGTGCCTGGCCGGATGCGGAGACCCCGAGCCTCACCTGGCACGTACTGAGCCTGATGCTGCAGCGATGA
- a CDS encoding DUF3143 domain-containing protein — translation MSLQPPSNTPLNQHSIRALEDWLISLNAERIDGDPCRWALTRPDWSAEILLAREDVVVIWQQPGAEESRCSLPYGLSRADVTAAIQAGP, via the coding sequence ATGTCTCTTCAGCCCCCATCGAACACCCCGCTGAATCAGCATTCCATCAGGGCGCTGGAGGATTGGCTCATCAGCCTCAACGCTGAGCGGATCGATGGGGATCCCTGCCGTTGGGCCCTCACCAGGCCCGACTGGTCTGCCGAGATCCTGCTAGCGCGCGAAGACGTAGTGGTGATCTGGCAGCAGCCTGGTGCTGAGGAGAGTCGCTGCTCGTTGCCCTACGGCCTCTCCCGTGCCGATGTGACGGCGGCCATTCAGGCCGGCCCGTAA